In Methanofollis aquaemaris, the genomic window ACCTCTTCACGATAGACCGGGCCCGAGTTGTAGGTGCAGAACGGGATCATCCTGCCGTCCGGCGTCGTGTAGTGGATACAGCAACGCTGGACCCGCTCAAGGTCGTAGTTGAAGTTGTCCATAAAGTGCATCGTGCCGATGAAGATGGCGTTCCAGTGGAAGTCCCGGAGGGCATCGAAGTTCTGGAAGACCAGCGCCTCTCCGAGGAGTTTCCAGAGCTTTGTCCCATTGACCTCACCTTTCGATGCCGAGGCACTCATCTCCTTCACGCCTTCGAGCAGGGACATATACTTGTTGATCGTCCCGCCGTTCTGCATCTTGACGGCCATCCTGTCGATCGCCTCAAAGAACTTGTCGACATCGACCATCTCGTTGATCGGCATAAGTTTGTCGTCTTCGACAAAGACATAGGTCGCCGCACCGCAGTGCTGGTGGGTGGTGAACCGCACCTGCGGTTTGCCGGTATAGGTCTCGACCAGGTCGGAGATCGGGATGACGCAGGGCACCGGGTAGAAGTAATCCTTCTTGATCACGCCCTCGGTCTGCTCCTCGATCCGCTCGGTGAGGTCGGGGATGGTCACCCGCTCCCGCCTGATATCGTCCTCGCTTGCCGCCCCGGTAAACGCGACCGGCTGGAAGTTGACGCCGCGGACGACCTCCACATGCTCGGCGGCATATTTCAGGATCGCTCCCACTTCGTGGTCGTTCCTGCCATTGATGATTGTGGGGACGAGCACGACGCCGAGCCCGATCTCCTTGCAGTTCTCGACGGCCTTCAGGCTCGTGGGGAGGATCGGGTTTGTCTCCCTGGTGACGCCGTCGAAGTGGAGATAAACAGTGCTGAGCCCGACGTCCTTGAGCTCCTGGACATATTTAATGTCTTTTGCCAGTTTGATCCCGTTTGTTGCGATCTGGACCTGGGAGAACCCCATCTCCTTGGCCTTCCAGACGATCTCTGGAAGGTCGTCACGCATCGTCGGTTCGCCGCCCGAGAACTGGACGGCCGGTGGCGGGACAGGTTTTTCCTCCCTGAGCATCGCCATCATCCCGATCACCTCGTCGAACTCCGGTTCATAGATAAATCCGCATGCTCGTGCGTTGGCAAAGCAGAAGTCACAGTTGAGGTTGCACCGGTTTGTCAGATCGATGTTGGCAAGGAGTGTCCCTGAGTGGTGGTTAGAGCAGAGCCCGCATGCGCCCGGGCATGCCTCGGCCCCGGCATCCTTCTGTGGATTCAGGACGCCGGCACCGATGGCCTCATACGCGTCGAAACGCCTATACATCTCTGCATCTGACCAGTAGAGATTCTTCGCTTCGCCGTGGTCTGGACAGGTACGAGTGATCCAGACCTTCCCGTCCTCCTCGGTAATCTCCGCATCGAGGACTTTTCTGCAAATCGGGCAAAGGCTTTTGGTTTCTTTCAGGAGCATATCTCATCCACCGGCATTGTCTTTACAATAGCGTTCCTATGATATATGGTACCGACCATGTCGGGCATTGACAGATTGGTTATACCCGACAGGCATTTAAACCTAAGTAGAAATTGAGGGGATTCGTATTATTAGTATCGTTGACGTGGGATCAGCCCTCATCGCGGCGTTCTGGATCATGGTCCCGGCATATGTACCCAATTCCGCCGCCGCCGCCCTGGGCGGTGGGACGCCGGTCGACCTCGGGAAGAACTGGCGGGACGGGAGACGGATCCTCGGGGACGGCAAGACGTTCCGCGGTTTTTTCCTGGGCGTGGCTGCCGGGATCGCCGTCGGGCTCATCCAGATCGTGCTGAGGGAGACCTTTGGCTGGTCGTCGCTCCCTGAGCACACGTTCGTCACGGTCACGCTCCTGGCGGCCGGCGCCCTTCTCGGGGACATGGCCAAGAGTTTTTTCAAGCGGCGGCTCGGCAAGGAGAGCGGTGAGGAGTGGCTCATCGCCGATCAGTACGACCTGGTCGTCGGGGCGTTTGTTCTCCTCCTCATCTTCCAGTACGAGTGGGTCGTCAGGTACGTGGATCTCCTGGTCTTCCTCTGGATCCTCGTCCTCACGCCCCTCCTCCACCGTGCCGCAAATATCATCGGCTATCTGATAGGAGTGAAGAAAGTACCATGGTAAAAGAAGTCGCAGCGTTGCTCAAGGCCCACGGAGCCGTCCAGTTCGGGAATTTTGTCCTTGCTTCGGGGGCGAAGAGTTCATATTACCTTGACATCAAGTCGGCGATCACCGATCCCATACTCCTGAGGGAGATCGGTGAGGCGTTTGCAGGGAGGTTCTCCTTCGATGTCGTCGCCGGCGTCGCCGTCGGTGCCGTCCCCCTGGCGGTCGCCACCTCTCTTGCCTCGGACAAGCCCTATGCAATCATCAGAAAGGAAGAGAAGTCGCACGGGAAGAGCGGGCTGATCATCGGCGATGTCGAGGGGAAGACTGTCCTCCTGGTCGAGGACGTCACGACCTCCGGCGGTTCCGCACTCTTCGGGGTCCGGGCGCTCAGGGAGGTCGGGGCCGAGGTCGTCGCCGTGGCTGTGGTCGTGGACCGGGAAAGCGGCGCGGCCGCGACTTTTGCCGGAGAAGGGGTCGCTCTCGTACCGTTGACAACGGTCTCTGAGATCATGGACCTGTAACCAATTTATTTGCCGGAGTGCATACGTATGGACATGAAGATCCTTGTTGTGGGCGGTGGAGGCCGGGAGCACGCGATTGCTCGTGCCCTTTCCCGCAACAGCGACGCGAAACTCTATTCTGTCATGGCCAGGCGAAACCCTGGCATCGCTCAGCTCTCGGAAAAAGTGCTTATCGAGAAAGAAACGGACGTCAGAGCGGTGACGGCGTTTGCGACCGAGCATGCGGTCGACTATGCCGTCATCGGTCCGGAGGCCCCTCTGGAGGCCGGGATCGCCGACGTGCTCCACGAAGCAGGCATCCCCTGCGTCGGGCCCACCAGGATGGCGGCCAGGCTCGAGACCGACAAGGCCTTCTGCCGGACCATGATGGAGAAGCACGGGATCGCCGGGTGCCCGCTCTACCGGGTCTTCCATGGCGATGCCGAAGGTGCCTGCGAGTACATCGACGCCTATGACGGCGACCTCGTCGTCAAACCGATCGGGCTCACCGGCGGGAAGGGCGTCAAGGTCATGGGCGAGCAGGTCGACGCTGCGGGGGCGAAAGAATATGTGCAGAGCCTCGGCGGCGATGTCGTCCTTGAAGAGCGGTTGATCGGTGAGGAGTTCACGCTCCAGGCCTTTGTGGACGGCAACAACCTGGTGCCGATGCCCCTGGTCCAGGACCATAAGCGGGCCTATGAGGGTGATGTCGGGCCGAACACGGGCGGGATGGGTACCTACTCCCTTGAAGATCATCTCTTCCCCTTCGTCTCGCGTCTCGATTACGAGGCGGCCCTCGAGATCATGCGCAGCGCCGTGGCGGCGATGATCGCCGAGGGACAGCCGTACCGCGGGATCCTGTATGGGCAGTTCATGAACACCAGGGACGGCCCGAAGGTGGTGGAGTTCAACTCCCGCTTTGGGGATCCCGAGGCGATGAACGTCCTCTCGATCCTGGAGTCCGACTTCTCAGAGGTACTCTGCCGGATCGTCGAGGGCACGCTCTCCCAGGCGCACGTGAAGTTCGCACCGAAGGCGACGGTCTGCAAGTACCTGGTGCCTGAGGGCTATCCTGTGGCCCCGGTGGCCGGGGCGCCGATCACCATCGGCAACTATGGCGACACCCTCCTGTATTATGCCAATATCGGGGAGATGGACGGGCACCTCTCGACCCTCACCTCGCGGACGATGGCCTTCGTCGGGATCGGAGACTCCCTGGAGGAGGCCGAGGCAAAGGCCGAGGCGGCCGCCGGGTCGGTCCGCGGCGGGGTCTGGTACAGGCACGACATCGGCAAGCGGGCGGTCCTTGAGAAGAGAATCGCACATATGAGGGATATTCAATGAAGAAGGATTTTTTAACGCTTCTGGACTGTGACGCAATCGAGATCGAGGCGCTGCTCGACGGTGCAGCGCGGCTGAAGAGTTACCGGGCGGCGGGCAAGTCGCACGCCATTCTGCCGGGGTGCAGTCTGGGGATGATCTTTGAGAAGGCTTCGACCAGGACGAGGGTCTCGTTCGAGGCCGGGATGCACGACCTCGGCGGCCATGCTCTCTTCCTCAACCCGGCCGATATGCAACTCGGCCGTGGCGAACTGGTGAGGGACACCGCACGGGTGCTCTCCAGGTTCGTCTCTGCGGTGATGATCCGGGCCTACCACCACAGCACCATCGAGGAGTTTGCGAAATATGCCTCTGTCCCGGTCATCAACGGTCTCTCTGATAAGGCTCATCCGTGTCAGGTGCTCGCCGATCTCCTGACCCTCAAAGAGCAGTTCTCGTCCCTCAAGGGCCTCCGGGTCGCGTGGATCGGCGACGGCAACAATGTCTGCAACTCCCTGCTCCTTGCCTCGGCTCTCACCGGGCTTGAACTGCAGGTGGCGACGCCGCGGGGCTACCGCCCGCCGGCATGGGCCGTCGAGGAGGCCGAGGAACGCGGGGCGCGGGTCACCTTCTGCGAGACGCCAGAGGAGGCGGCGGCAGGTGCGCACGCCCTGTACACCGATGTATGGGTTTCGATGGGGAACGAGGACGAGCGCGAGATGCGTCTGCGGGACTTCAAGGACTACACCATCACCGCCGACCTGGTCAGGCGGGCCGAGCCCGATGCGATCGTGATGCACTGTCTCCCGGCGCACCGGGGCGAGGAGATCACCGATGAGGTGATCGAGGGGCCGCAGAGTGTGGTCTGGGATCAGGCCGAGAACCGGCTCCATGCCCAGAAGGCGCTCCTGGTCCATCTCCTCAGCGACAGGGTTCACTCCTGTGGGACGCAGTGATCAGGTTTTTTCCTTTCGTATTTTTTTGCCCCTGTAGAAGTCCTCTCGTTTTTGTTGAACATCGCACCTTTTCTCTCGCTTTTACCGGGGTCGAAAAGATGCTGTATTCCCCTTGATGCCCTGTCATGAGAAAGTGATCAAGGGTTTACTATGAGCATATCCCCAAACTCTCTGAGGCTTGAACACTTCCTCGAACCGAAGCGCTTCCTTTCTGAGGCCCCCACGAATTAGAGAGACGTACTAGAAAAAATAAATATTTCAAAGTTTATTTTGATTATGTGGCGCCGAATCAGGCGTAAGGATGAGGATACGCCGGAATTGAATGTGGTCGGCAATCCCCCCATCCGTCCAGAGGCGTGCGGTTCTCTTTGTCGACTTCTATCTCATGCCTCAGGGAAGACACATTGCAAAGGAGGCATGTACGGTGGAACAAAAAAGAAGAATTGGATGGGATGTCCTTTTATTGCTGCTTTTAATCGCTGCAATATCTATTCCTATCGTCACAGCACTTGGTCTGCAGCCAACAGAGGAAGCATGTACAACAGCGACAGATGCGCTCTCCCCGGAGAAGGAGTACGACCCAGAAGAGT contains:
- the tes gene encoding tetraether lipid synthase Tes, with product MLLKETKSLCPICRKVLDAEITEEDGKVWITRTCPDHGEAKNLYWSDAEMYRRFDAYEAIGAGVLNPQKDAGAEACPGACGLCSNHHSGTLLANIDLTNRCNLNCDFCFANARACGFIYEPEFDEVIGMMAMLREEKPVPPPAVQFSGGEPTMRDDLPEIVWKAKEMGFSQVQIATNGIKLAKDIKYVQELKDVGLSTVYLHFDGVTRETNPILPTSLKAVENCKEIGLGVVLVPTIINGRNDHEVGAILKYAAEHVEVVRGVNFQPVAFTGAASEDDIRRERVTIPDLTERIEEQTEGVIKKDYFYPVPCVIPISDLVETYTGKPQVRFTTHQHCGAATYVFVEDDKLMPINEMVDVDKFFEAIDRMAVKMQNGGTINKYMSLLEGVKEMSASASKGEVNGTKLWKLLGEALVFQNFDALRDFHWNAIFIGTMHFMDNFNYDLERVQRCCIHYTTPDGRMIPFCTYNSGPVYREEVWKKFAQPLEKKE
- a CDS encoding CDP-2,3-bis-(O-geranylgeranyl)-sn-glycerol synthase, translated to MVPAYVPNSAAAALGGGTPVDLGKNWRDGRRILGDGKTFRGFFLGVAAGIAVGLIQIVLRETFGWSSLPEHTFVTVTLLAAGALLGDMAKSFFKRRLGKESGEEWLIADQYDLVVGAFVLLLIFQYEWVVRYVDLLVFLWILVLTPLLHRAANIIGYLIGVKKVPW
- the pyrE gene encoding orotate phosphoribosyltransferase translates to MVKEVAALLKAHGAVQFGNFVLASGAKSSYYLDIKSAITDPILLREIGEAFAGRFSFDVVAGVAVGAVPLAVATSLASDKPYAIIRKEEKSHGKSGLIIGDVEGKTVLLVEDVTTSGGSALFGVRALREVGAEVVAVAVVVDRESGAAATFAGEGVALVPLTTVSEIMDL
- the purD gene encoding phosphoribosylamine--glycine ligase, coding for MDMKILVVGGGGREHAIARALSRNSDAKLYSVMARRNPGIAQLSEKVLIEKETDVRAVTAFATEHAVDYAVIGPEAPLEAGIADVLHEAGIPCVGPTRMAARLETDKAFCRTMMEKHGIAGCPLYRVFHGDAEGACEYIDAYDGDLVVKPIGLTGGKGVKVMGEQVDAAGAKEYVQSLGGDVVLEERLIGEEFTLQAFVDGNNLVPMPLVQDHKRAYEGDVGPNTGGMGTYSLEDHLFPFVSRLDYEAALEIMRSAVAAMIAEGQPYRGILYGQFMNTRDGPKVVEFNSRFGDPEAMNVLSILESDFSEVLCRIVEGTLSQAHVKFAPKATVCKYLVPEGYPVAPVAGAPITIGNYGDTLLYYANIGEMDGHLSTLTSRTMAFVGIGDSLEEAEAKAEAAAGSVRGGVWYRHDIGKRAVLEKRIAHMRDIQ
- the argF gene encoding ornithine carbamoyltransferase, translating into MKKDFLTLLDCDAIEIEALLDGAARLKSYRAAGKSHAILPGCSLGMIFEKASTRTRVSFEAGMHDLGGHALFLNPADMQLGRGELVRDTARVLSRFVSAVMIRAYHHSTIEEFAKYASVPVINGLSDKAHPCQVLADLLTLKEQFSSLKGLRVAWIGDGNNVCNSLLLASALTGLELQVATPRGYRPPAWAVEEAEERGARVTFCETPEEAAAGAHALYTDVWVSMGNEDEREMRLRDFKDYTITADLVRRAEPDAIVMHCLPAHRGEEITDEVIEGPQSVVWDQAENRLHAQKALLVHLLSDRVHSCGTQ